The Neorhodopirellula lusitana DNA window TCGTCTGAAACTTAACTGCCAAGGACACGTTATGATAACACGACAGGCGGTGGGCCTGGTGGGTTTGCGAAAGCAACCGCCGCAAGAATGCCCGATATTTGGAACCTCGCTTGGGACACCGCAATATTACGACATTCCTGTTTTCGGACCTGGGTATCGCGACACTTAGCCGACGCGCTGTCTCGATGCGAGGGCGGGAATGGCTAGCGGTTTGTGTCACCTTTTTCGATGAAGCCGACTTTGCGGACGGGTTCCCGCGTCAGCTATGTTTTCGGAACCGCGAATGCTCCCATGTCGCTGCCTGCGATAGACTACACTAACGCAAAATCTTCCACGAATAACACTTGTCGCCTTCCAATGTCCCGCATTCTAGCTGACGCGCAAAAGACATCTTCCATGCGTCAACGGTACAGGCGGCGGTTGCGGGGCACTGTCGTCCTGTTGGTGTGGTTGGCGTTTAGCTGTATTTCAAGCGTCTCGGCTGAAACCGTTGTCTTGCGCCGGATGGTTGACGACGAGCCCGTAGGCCCAAAACGGACGGTCAATGGCGAGGTGCTCGTTGAGGCCAAAGATGGCGGCATTTTGATGCGGGGTGATGATGGGCGAATTTGGTTGATTCAGCCGGATGAAATCCTGAAACGCGAAAGTTCATCGGTCCCGTCGCCGGTAACCGCTGACGAGATGACGCGTCGAATGCTGGACGAATTTCCCGCAGGCTTCGAGGCATTCGAGACAGCACATTACGTGCTGCTTTATCAACGCAACGACGCCTACGCTCGTGACGTGGCATCCTTGTTTGAGTCATTGCACCGAGCGTTCTTTGCATACTGGAAAAACCAGCGAGTCGACATCGAAGAGCCGAAGTACCCGTTGGTCGCATTCGTTTTGGCTGATCGCTCCGCGTTCTTAAAACATGCCGGCGCCGAGATTGGTGAAACCGCAGCCAACGTGATCGGTTATTACCATCTTGAAAGCAACCGGATGACAACGTTTCGAGTTGGTAATCTGGAACGGAATATTGCGACAATCATCCACGAGGCAACTCATCAACTGGCCTACAATTGTGGATTGCAAACTCGTTTCGCTGACAATCCGATGTGGTTGAGCGAAGGTCTGGCGATGTTTTTTGAGTCGCCTGACCTTAGCAATCCGCGAGGCTGGCGGGGCGTGGGGCGAGTCAATCGCGTTAATCTGAATCGTTGGAAACGCTATCTGCC harbors:
- a CDS encoding DUF1570 domain-containing protein, which encodes MSRILADAQKTSSMRQRYRRRLRGTVVLLVWLAFSCISSVSAETVVLRRMVDDEPVGPKRTVNGEVLVEAKDGGILMRGDDGRIWLIQPDEILKRESSSVPSPVTADEMTRRMLDEFPAGFEAFETAHYVLLYQRNDAYARDVASLFESLHRAFFAYWKNQRVDIEEPKYPLVAFVLADRSAFLKHAGAEIGETAANVIGYYHLESNRMTTFRVGNLERNIATIIHEATHQLAYNCGLQTRFADNPMWLSEGLAMFFESPDLSNPRGWRGVGRVNRVNLNRWKRYLPSRPGDSLATLVADDARFQSSATAEAAYGESWALTYFLIRTMKREYIDYLERLRQTQPLQQYTQRERIEMFETAMKMPLAKVDEKFLAYMRRVR